From one Streptomyces mobaraensis genomic stretch:
- a CDS encoding bifunctional nuclease family protein, whose amino-acid sequence MNELDVVGVRVEMPSNQPIVLLREVGGDRYLPIWIGPGEATAIAFAQQGMAPARPLTHDLFKDVLEAVGQQLAEVRITDLREGVFYAELVFASGVEVSARPSDAIALALRTGTPIYGSDGVLDDAGIAIPDEQEDEVEKFREFLDQISPEDFGTNSQ is encoded by the coding sequence GTGAACGAGCTCGATGTCGTGGGTGTCCGGGTGGAAATGCCCTCCAACCAACCGATCGTGCTCCTGCGCGAAGTGGGAGGCGACCGCTACCTCCCCATCTGGATCGGACCGGGGGAGGCGACGGCGATCGCCTTCGCCCAGCAGGGGATGGCTCCGGCCCGACCGCTGACCCACGACCTGTTCAAGGACGTGCTGGAGGCGGTGGGGCAGCAGCTCGCGGAGGTCCGCATCACGGACCTGCGCGAAGGCGTGTTCTACGCGGAGCTGGTCTTCGCCAGCGGAGTCGAGGTGAGCGCCAGGCCGTCCGACGCCATAGCGCTGGCCCTGCGCACCGGAACGCCGATCTACGGCAGTGACGGGGTGCTGGACGACGCGGGGATCGCCATCCCGGACGAGCAGGAGGACGAGGTGGAGAAGTTCCGCGAGTTCCTCGACCAGATCTCGCCGGAGGACTTCGGTACCAACAGCCAGTGA
- a CDS encoding MerR family transcriptional regulator: protein MRSTGDGTAVGSPYPLRGGSVEPVTLPHSLNGAGGTPAHGLSGVGSVGTVGSTPVPAAAVTAQRGPRAGGSRDADGEGGAAPATETIGYRGPTACAAAGITYRQLDYWARTGLVEPSVRPAYGSGSQRLYSFRDVVVLKIVKRLLDTGVSLQNIRTAVRHLRSRGMADLAQMTLMSDGATVYECASPDEVVGLLQGGQGVFGIAVGVVWRDVESALAQLHGERVDTGETLIGHNPEDELARRRNRAG from the coding sequence GTGAGAAGCACGGGCGACGGTACAGCGGTCGGCAGTCCGTATCCGCTGCGCGGGGGATCGGTCGAACCGGTGACCCTCCCTCATAGCCTGAACGGTGCGGGCGGTACCCCCGCCCACGGCCTGAGCGGCGTGGGAAGCGTGGGGACCGTGGGAAGCACCCCCGTCCCCGCCGCGGCGGTCACCGCCCAGCGGGGGCCCCGGGCCGGCGGTTCGAGAGACGCGGACGGTGAGGGCGGCGCGGCGCCCGCCACGGAGACCATCGGCTACCGCGGGCCCACCGCCTGCGCGGCGGCTGGCATCACCTACCGGCAGCTCGACTACTGGGCGCGCACGGGGCTCGTGGAGCCGAGCGTCCGGCCCGCGTACGGGTCCGGCAGCCAGCGGCTGTACAGCTTCCGGGACGTCGTCGTCCTCAAGATCGTCAAGCGGCTGCTGGACACCGGTGTCTCGCTGCAGAACATCCGCACCGCCGTCCGGCACCTGCGCTCCCGTGGCATGGCCGACCTCGCGCAGATGACGCTGATGAGCGACGGCGCGACGGTCTACGAGTGCGCGTCCCCCGACGAGGTCGTGGGGCTCCTCCAGGGGGGCCAGGGCGTCTTCGGGATCGCCGTCGGGGTGGTCTGGCGGGACGTCGAGAGCGCGCTCGCCCAGCTCCACGGGGAGCGGGTGGACACCGGCGAGACGCTGATCGGCCACAACCCGGAGGACGAGCTGGCGCGGCGGCGCAACCGGGCGGGCTGA
- the ftsR gene encoding transcriptional regulator FtsR, translating into MLQTPSGGAGSSGTAGAEGRLVSIGTVLNLLREEFPEVTISKIRFLEAEGLVEPQRTPSGYRKFSTADVERLAQVLRMQRDHYLPLKVIREHLDALARGERIPLPAPGQPRDGLDLGELVEGPEDPVEAAPEPVPVGPGGRIGRAELLELTGVTEGELVEWESYGLVVPHPDGGFGADSVAVARLVADLGRFGLEPRHLRAVKAAADREAGLVEQVVAPLRRHRNPQTRAHAEATARELAGLSVRLHAALVRSALQSRGQ; encoded by the coding sequence ATGCTTCAGACACCGTCGGGCGGTGCCGGCTCCTCCGGCACCGCCGGTGCGGAGGGCCGGCTGGTGAGCATCGGAACGGTGCTCAACCTGCTGCGCGAGGAGTTCCCCGAGGTCACCATCTCCAAGATCCGTTTCCTGGAGGCGGAGGGCCTGGTCGAACCGCAGCGCACGCCGTCCGGTTACCGCAAGTTCAGCACGGCGGACGTGGAGCGGCTCGCCCAGGTGCTGCGGATGCAGCGCGACCACTACCTGCCGTTGAAGGTCATCCGCGAGCACCTGGACGCGCTGGCCCGCGGCGAGCGGATCCCGCTGCCCGCCCCCGGACAGCCCCGGGACGGCCTCGACCTCGGGGAGCTCGTCGAAGGGCCCGAGGACCCGGTGGAGGCCGCACCCGAGCCCGTTCCCGTGGGGCCCGGCGGGCGGATCGGCCGCGCCGAGCTGCTGGAGCTCACCGGGGTCACCGAGGGTGAGCTCGTGGAGTGGGAGTCGTACGGGCTGGTCGTCCCCCACCCGGACGGCGGATTCGGCGCCGACTCCGTGGCCGTCGCCCGCCTCGTCGCGGACCTGGGACGATTCGGGCTGGAGCCGCGGCACCTCCGGGCCGTGAAGGCCGCGGCGGACCGCGAGGCGGGCCTGGTCGAACAGGTGGTCGCACCCCTGCGCAGGCACCGCAACCCGCAGACCAGGGCGCACGCCGAGGCCACCGCCCGGGAGCTCGCCGGGCTGTCCGTCCGGCTGCACGCGGCGCTGGTGCGCTCCGCGCTCCAGTCGCGCGGGCAGTGA
- a CDS encoding DNA polymerase IV yields MRGSPTILHLDMDAFYASVEQAAKPSLRGKPVVVGGIGPRGVVATASYEARVFGVHSAMATAQARRLCPNAAYLTPRFSLYQQVSGVVMGLLGELSPLVEPLSLDEAFVDLEAGGVEPDSAAVRAVGERLRRDILAATGVSGSVGLAGSKMLAKIASEQAKPDGLVVIEPGTELELLGPMPVRTIPGVGPATAETLRRAGIHTVAETAEAGEAELVRLLGKAHGAGLHALATGHDDRPVVAERDAKSVSVEDTFAEDLTDRTRVQLELARLADRCVRRLRAAGRSGRTVVIKVRRYDFSTLTRSETLRGPTDDPAVVREAAARLLEGVDTTAGVRLLGVGVSGLADYTQEDLFAQALAAEAAAGDGGLPDAEGAPEARADDGASPARRWLPGLDVVHRELGRGWVQGSGLGRVTVRFEEPWSEGPGRVRTFSVDDPDLEPGEPVPLIRPVVGEGVTPPPVGGVAAGAGR; encoded by the coding sequence GTGAGAGGTTCACCGACGATCCTGCATCTCGACATGGACGCCTTCTACGCCTCGGTGGAGCAGGCGGCCAAGCCCAGCCTGCGCGGAAAGCCGGTCGTCGTGGGCGGCATCGGCCCGCGCGGTGTGGTGGCCACCGCGTCGTACGAGGCGCGGGTCTTCGGGGTGCACTCGGCCATGGCCACGGCCCAGGCCCGCCGGCTGTGCCCCAACGCGGCCTATCTGACCCCGCGCTTCAGCCTGTACCAGCAGGTGAGCGGCGTGGTCATGGGGCTGCTGGGCGAGCTGTCGCCGCTGGTGGAGCCGCTCAGCCTCGACGAGGCGTTCGTCGACCTGGAGGCGGGCGGCGTCGAGCCGGACTCGGCGGCCGTACGGGCGGTGGGGGAGCGGCTGCGCAGGGACATCCTGGCGGCGACGGGGGTCAGCGGGTCGGTGGGGCTCGCCGGGTCCAAGATGCTCGCCAAGATCGCCTCCGAGCAGGCGAAGCCGGACGGGCTGGTCGTCATCGAGCCGGGCACGGAGCTGGAGCTGCTGGGGCCCATGCCGGTACGGACGATCCCGGGCGTCGGGCCCGCCACCGCCGAGACGCTGCGGCGCGCGGGCATCCACACGGTGGCCGAGACGGCCGAGGCGGGCGAGGCGGAGCTGGTGCGGCTGCTGGGCAAGGCGCACGGAGCCGGGCTCCACGCCCTGGCGACCGGCCATGACGACCGGCCCGTCGTGGCCGAGCGGGACGCGAAGTCCGTCTCCGTCGAGGACACCTTCGCCGAGGACCTGACCGACCGGACGCGGGTGCAGCTGGAGCTCGCGCGCCTCGCCGACCGCTGCGTCCGGCGGCTGCGCGCGGCCGGACGGTCGGGGCGGACGGTCGTCATCAAGGTGCGACGGTACGACTTCTCGACGCTGACGCGCTCCGAGACGCTCCGGGGGCCGACGGACGACCCGGCGGTGGTCCGGGAGGCGGCCGCTCGGTTGCTGGAGGGGGTCGATACGACGGCGGGGGTGCGGTTGTTGGGGGTGGGGGTGAGCGGGCTCGCCGATTACACGCAGGAGGATCTGTTCGCCCAGGCGTTGGCCGCGGAGGCGGCCGCGGGTGACGGCGGACTTCCGGATGCCGAGGGGGCGCCTGAGGCGCGGGCCGACGACGGCGCGTCGCCCGCCCGGCGGTGGTTGCCGGGGCTGGACGTGGTGCATCGGGAGCTCGGGCGGGGGTGGGTGCAGGGGAGCGGGCTCGGGCGGGTCACCGTGCGGTTCGAGGAGCCGTGGTCGGAGGGGCCGGGGCGGGTGCGGACGTTCTCCGTCGACGATCCGGATTTGGAGCCGGGGGAACCGGTGCCGTTGATACGGCCGGTGGTGGGGGAGGGGGTGACGCCGCCGCCTGTCGGTGGCGTGGCCGCCGGAGCGGGGCGGTGA
- the gcvP gene encoding aminomethyl-transferring glycine dehydrogenase — MTAHRIALSDLERGTPFAGRHIGPDSGAQAKMLAHVGFGSLDELTAAAVPDVIKSAEALRLPAPRGEAEVIAELRGLADRNQVLVPMIGLGYHGTFTPPVILRNVMENPAWYTAYTPYQPEISQGRLEALLNFQTVVADLTGLPTSGASLLDEGTAAAEAMALARRVGKVKGGVFLVDADALPQTVAVIETRAEPTGVEVVVADLSAGIPDEIAERGVFGVLLQYPGASGAIRDLRPVIERAHELGAIVTVAADLLALTLLTPPGELGADIAVGTSQRFGVPMGFGGPHAGYMAVREQYARSLPGRLVGVSVDADGDKAYRLALQTREQHIRREKATSNICTAQVLLAVMAGMYAVYHGPDGLTGIARRVHRYATLLAEGLRAGGVEVVHGAYFDTVTARVPGRADEIVAAALERGVNLRRTDADTVGIACDETTTREHLAAVWAAFGVDADVEALDAGTADALPEGLLRGSDFLTHPVFHQHRSETAMLRYLRRLADRDYALDRGMIPLGSCTMKLNATTEMEPVTWPEFGALHPFAPAEQAEGYLTLIRELEERLAEVTGYDKVSLQPNAGSQGELAGLLAVRAYHRANGDEQRTVCLIPSSAHGTNAASAVMAGMRVVVVKTGEDGEVDADDLRAKIEKHRDELAVLMVTYPSTHGVFEEHISEICGLVHEAGGQVYVDGANLNALVGVAKPGEFGGDVSHLNLHKTFCIPHGGGGPGVGPVAVRSHLAPYLPNHPLQPAAGPETGVGPISAAPWGSAGILPISWAYVRLMGGEGLKAATQVAVLSANYIAKRLEPHYPVLYTGPNGLVAHECIVDLRPLTKATGVTVDDVAKRLIDYGFHAPTMSFPVAGTLMIEPTESEDLGELDRFCEAMIAIRAEIEKVGSGEWDKDDNPLRNAPHTAASIAGAWERPYDRETAVFPGGVSAADKYWPPVRRVDGAFGDRNLVCSCPPLDEYEG, encoded by the coding sequence ATGACCGCCCACCGCATCGCCCTCTCCGACCTGGAGCGCGGCACTCCCTTCGCCGGCCGCCACATAGGCCCCGACAGCGGGGCGCAGGCGAAGATGCTCGCCCATGTCGGCTTCGGCTCGCTGGACGAACTCACCGCCGCCGCCGTGCCGGACGTGATCAAGAGCGCCGAGGCGCTCCGGCTCCCCGCGCCCCGCGGCGAGGCCGAGGTGATCGCCGAGCTGCGCGGTCTCGCGGACCGCAACCAGGTGCTCGTGCCCATGATCGGGCTCGGCTACCACGGCACGTTCACCCCGCCGGTGATCCTCCGTAACGTCATGGAGAACCCCGCCTGGTACACGGCGTACACCCCGTACCAGCCGGAGATCTCCCAGGGCCGCCTGGAGGCCCTGCTCAACTTCCAGACCGTCGTCGCCGACCTCACCGGGCTGCCGACCTCCGGCGCGTCCCTGCTCGACGAGGGCACCGCCGCCGCCGAGGCGATGGCGCTCGCGCGGCGCGTGGGCAAGGTCAAGGGCGGGGTGTTCCTCGTCGACGCCGACGCCCTGCCGCAGACCGTGGCCGTCATCGAGACGCGCGCCGAGCCGACCGGCGTCGAGGTCGTCGTCGCCGACCTCTCCGCCGGCATCCCGGACGAGATCGCCGAGCGCGGCGTCTTCGGCGTGCTGCTCCAGTACCCGGGTGCCTCCGGTGCCATCCGCGACCTGCGGCCGGTCATCGAGCGGGCGCACGAGCTGGGCGCCATCGTCACCGTCGCCGCCGACCTGCTGGCGCTGACGCTGCTCACCCCGCCCGGCGAGCTGGGCGCGGACATCGCCGTGGGCACCAGCCAGCGGTTCGGAGTCCCGATGGGCTTCGGCGGTCCGCACGCCGGCTACATGGCCGTCCGCGAGCAGTACGCGCGCAGCCTGCCCGGCCGTCTCGTCGGCGTCTCCGTCGACGCGGACGGCGACAAGGCGTACCGCCTGGCCCTCCAGACCCGCGAGCAGCACATCCGCCGCGAGAAGGCCACCAGCAACATCTGCACCGCGCAGGTGCTGCTGGCGGTCATGGCCGGGATGTACGCCGTCTACCACGGGCCCGACGGGCTCACCGGCATCGCCCGCCGCGTGCACCGGTACGCCACGCTGCTCGCCGAGGGCCTGCGGGCCGGCGGCGTCGAGGTCGTGCACGGCGCGTACTTCGACACCGTCACCGCGCGGGTGCCGGGCCGGGCGGACGAGATCGTCGCCGCCGCCCTGGAGCGGGGCGTCAACCTGCGTCGTACGGACGCCGACACCGTCGGCATCGCCTGCGACGAGACCACCACCCGTGAGCACCTGGCCGCCGTATGGGCCGCGTTCGGGGTGGACGCCGACGTGGAGGCGCTGGACGCCGGCACCGCCGACGCGCTCCCCGAGGGGCTGCTGCGCGGCTCCGACTTCCTTACCCACCCGGTCTTCCACCAGCACCGCTCCGAGACCGCGATGCTGCGCTACCTGCGCCGCCTCGCCGACCGGGACTACGCGCTGGACCGGGGCATGATCCCGCTGGGCTCGTGCACCATGAAGCTCAACGCGACGACCGAGATGGAGCCGGTCACCTGGCCGGAGTTCGGCGCGCTGCACCCGTTCGCCCCGGCGGAGCAGGCCGAGGGCTACCTCACGCTCATCCGCGAGCTGGAGGAGCGGCTGGCCGAGGTCACCGGCTACGACAAGGTCTCGCTCCAGCCCAACGCCGGTTCGCAGGGCGAGCTGGCCGGTCTGCTGGCCGTCCGCGCCTACCACCGCGCCAACGGCGACGAGCAGCGGACCGTGTGCCTCATCCCGTCCTCCGCGCACGGCACCAACGCGGCCAGCGCCGTGATGGCCGGCATGCGCGTCGTCGTGGTGAAGACGGGCGAGGACGGCGAGGTCGACGCCGACGACCTGCGCGCAAAGATCGAGAAGCACCGCGACGAGCTGGCCGTCCTCATGGTCACCTACCCGTCCACGCACGGCGTGTTCGAGGAGCACATCAGCGAGATCTGCGGTCTCGTGCACGAGGCGGGCGGCCAGGTGTACGTGGACGGCGCCAACCTCAACGCCCTGGTGGGGGTGGCGAAGCCGGGCGAGTTCGGGGGCGACGTCTCGCACCTGAACCTGCACAAGACCTTCTGCATCCCGCACGGCGGCGGCGGCCCGGGCGTCGGCCCCGTGGCCGTCCGCTCCCACCTCGCGCCGTACCTGCCCAACCACCCGCTCCAGCCCGCCGCGGGCCCGGAGACCGGGGTAGGCCCGATCTCGGCCGCGCCGTGGGGCTCGGCCGGCATCCTGCCGATCTCCTGGGCCTACGTCCGGCTGATGGGCGGCGAGGGCCTCAAGGCCGCGACCCAGGTCGCGGTGCTGAGCGCCAACTACATCGCCAAGCGCCTGGAGCCGCACTACCCGGTGCTCTACACCGGTCCCAACGGCCTCGTCGCCCACGAGTGCATCGTGGACCTCCGGCCGCTCACCAAGGCGACCGGCGTCACCGTCGACGACGTCGCCAAGCGCCTGATCGACTACGGCTTCCACGCGCCGACGATGTCGTTCCCGGTGGCCGGCACGCTGATGATCGAGCCCACCGAGAGCGAGGACCTGGGCGAACTCGACCGGTTCTGCGAGGCGATGATCGCGATCCGCGCGGAGATCGAGAAGGTCGGCTCCGGC
- a CDS encoding PRC-barrel domain-containing protein, giving the protein MQSDIDPRTLIGRKAYDRDGAKIGTVDEVYLDDATGEPEWAAVRTGLFGRDAFVPLEPSEVVDESLRIPYDRTLIRTAPDLGVGRHLSPEQELRLYHHYRMPLPTPDTPAPGTGGRERTGHESQRPTDPGQEPGHSA; this is encoded by the coding sequence ATGCAGTCGGATATCGATCCTCGGACCCTGATCGGCCGCAAGGCCTACGACCGCGACGGCGCGAAGATCGGCACGGTGGACGAGGTCTACCTCGACGACGCCACCGGCGAACCCGAATGGGCGGCCGTCCGCACCGGCCTCTTCGGCCGCGACGCCTTCGTCCCCCTGGAACCGAGCGAGGTCGTCGACGAGTCCCTGCGCATCCCCTACGACCGCACCCTCATCAGAACCGCCCCGGACCTGGGCGTAGGCCGCCACCTCTCCCCCGAACAGGAACTCCGCCTCTACCACCACTACCGCATGCCCTTGCCGACCCCGGACACACCGGCGCCCGGGACGGGCGGGAGGGAGCGGACCGGGCACGAATCGCAACGCCCCACCGACCCCGGGCAGGAACCAGGCCACAGTGCCTGA